Genomic DNA from Prevotella intermedia ATCC 25611 = DSM 20706:
ACGATGCGGACAGCGATAAAGTGCTGAATATGATGCGCCACTTGGGTATTGCGAATGCACAGACCGACAAAGTGAAGCTCATACTTGTGCCTTGCTACCTGAACGGCAGCGATGGCATCGTCGATAAGCCTTACTACGACGTTGTGTTAGGCAACGACCTCTGTGTCTATCCATCGTATTACGAGCCTTGGGGATACACTCCGTTAGAGGCGGTAGCGTTTAAAGTACCTTGCATAACAACCGACCTTGCAGGCTTTGGCTTATGGGCGAACCAGCAGAAGGGCAGATATTGCGAGATAACAGATGGCGTAAAGGTGATTCATCGCACCGACGACAACTACTCGGAAGTGGCAGATGCCATCAAGGAAACCATTAAGGAATACGCCGTAATGGACAAGAAGGCTGCCGATAAATGCAGGGCAAACGCACAGAAACTATCGAAGAAAGCCCTATGGAGCGAGTTCATACACGCTTACGAAGCCGCTTACGACATCGCAATAAAGAACCGCGACGCAAGAATAAATGCGAAATAACGACAGCAAGCGTATAAAACAGCAACGATTAACGCATAAAATATAAAAACAGAATAAATAAAATTATGAAAATTAAGTCTGATTATTCAAATGAACCTCAATGGAAAGAGGTGAATGTTAAGTCAAGTCTTCCGAAAGAATTGGCTTGTCTCGACGAGATTGCACACAACCTTTGGTTTGGTTGGACACACGAGGCACGCAGCCTTTTTACTCATTTGGACGAAGAACTTTACGAGAAAGTAGGGCACAACCCAGTATTGTTGCTCGAGCAATTGAGCTACGACCGCAAGGAAGCCATTGTTAAAGACAAAGACCTGATGAAGCGTGTGAAGAACGTTTATAAGATGTTCACCGACTATATGAACGTGAAACCTAACGCAAAACGTCCTTCAGTAGCTTACTTCTGTATGGAGTTCGGACTCAACCAAGTGTTGAAAATCTATTCAGGTGGTTTGGGTATGCTTGCCGGCGACTACCTTAAAGAAGCATCAGACTCTAATGTAGACCTCTGCGCAGTGGGTTTCCTCTATCGTTTCGGCTACTTCCGCCAGAGCCTTTCAATGGACGGTCAGCAGATAGCAAAGTACGATGCGCAGAGCTTCAACTCGCTTCCTATCGAGCGTGTGCTCGATGCTGACGGCAACCAAATGAGGGTTGAAGTGCCTTATAACAACTATATGGTGCATGCATTGGTATGGCAGGTGAACGTAGGACGCATAAAACTCTACTTGCTCGATACCGACAACGAAATGAATTCAGAGTTCGACCGTCCTATCACCCACGCACTTTATGGAGGCGATTGGGAGAACCGCATCAAGCAGGAAATATTGCTCGGTATCGGCGGTATGCTCACTTTGAAGAAGCTCGGCATTAAGAAAGACATCTATCACTGCAACGAAGGCCACGCTGCACTTTGCAACTTGCAACGCCTCTGCGATTATGTTGAACAAGGTCTGAGCTTCAATCAGGCAATGGAACTTGTACGTGCATCTTCGCTCTACACCGTTCACACACCTGTACCAGCAGGCCACGACTACTTCGACGAAGCACTCTTCAGCAAGTATATGTCGGGTTATCCAGCAAAGTTGGGCATTACTTGGGACGAATTCATCGGCATGGGACGCACCAATCCCGACGACCACAGCGAACGTTTCTGTATGAGTACCTTCGCTTGCAATACATCGCAGGAAATCAATGGCGTATCTCGCTTGCACGGTTGGGTAAGCCAGAAGATGTTCGCACCGCTGTGGAAGGGCTACTTCCCTGAAGAAAACCACGTTGGCTACGTTACAAACGGTGTTCACTTCCCTACTTGGGCGGCTACCGAATGGCGCAGAGTCTACAGCAAGTATTTCGATAAGAACTTTATGGCAGACCAAAGCAATGAGGACATTTGGCACGCAATATACAGCGTTTCCGATGCCGAGATTTGGGAAACCCGTATGGCTTTGAAGAACAAGCTTATAAAATATATCCGCGACAAGTTCACCCAGCAGTGGCTCCGCAACCAAGGCGACCCAGCAAAAGTGGTTTCTATCCTTGAGAAAATCAATCCTAACGCATTGATGATAGGTTTCTGCCGTCGCTTTGCAACCTACAAGCGTGCGCACCTTCTCTTCACCGACTTGGAGCGTTTGGAGAAGATTGTGAACAACCCAGAGCGTCCTGTGCTCTTCTTCTTCTCAGGTAAGGCACACCCAGCCGACGGTGCAGGTCAAGGATTGATTAAGCGAATCTTTGAAATTTCGCGTATGCCGCAGTTCCTTGGCAAGATTATCTTCCTCGAAGACTACGATATGGAACTTGCACGCCGCCTTGTTTCGGGTGTCGATATTTGGATGAACACACCAACACGCCCATTGGAAGCCAGTGGTACATCGGGCGAAAAGGCAGAGATGAACGGCGTTGTAAACCTCTCTGTGCTCGACGGTTGGTGGGTAGAAGGCTACCGCGAAGGCGCAGGTTGGGCATTGCCACAGAAGCGCACCTACCAAAATCAAGAATATCAAGACCAGCTCGATGCTGCCACCATCTACGGTTTGTTGGAAAACGAGATTACTCCATTGTTCTTCAACAAGACCGAAGGCAAGACCTACTCGGAAGAATGGGTGAAGGTAGTAAAGAACTCAATCGCCACAATCGCGCCTCATTACACGATGAAGCGTCAGTTGGACGACTACTATACTAAGTTCTACAACAAGCAGGCAGAGCGTGCTGCAAAATTGCACGACAACGACAACCGCCTTGCAAAGGAAATTGCACAGTGGAAGGAAACCGTTGCCGAGCGTTGGGACAGCATCAATGTCGTAGAAAGCAACTTCGATTCGTTGCACAATGCCGTAACAGGTAAGGTAACAACCCTTACCTATACCATCGACGAACAAGGTCTTCAAGATGCAGTAGGTTTGGAATTTGTGATGCTCAAGAGCAATCCTACCGATGATGTAACCATTCACAAGGTACTTCCGTTCAAGCTTGTAAATACCAACGGCAACCTCTACACCTTCCAGTTAGACTTCGATGCTTCTGATGCAGGTGCTTTCAAGTGTGCCGTTCGTATGTATCCTAAGAACGATTTGTTGCCACACCGCCAAGACTTCTCATACGTTAAGTGGCTCGACTAATCCGCCACTGACATGTAGTATATATGCAAGCCCCCTTTTGAGCACACGCTCAAAAGGGGGCTTTGTTTATCAATCAGGTTCTGAAAACTCCTCTATGGTTTTTAGCTTTATCGCCTTTCGTTTTCTCTTTTGTGCTGTTCCGCTCTCAATACAATAGTATATAATGCGATTTTTAAAGGATATTTTTAAATTATCTAAGCTTTGATAATTTATTATCTAAGCTTAGAGAAATATTTATCAAAGCTTAGATAAATGTTTATCAGACTTTAGATAATTTAAAATTCACCAGCAAAAATCTCTTTATAACGGTTCTTTTGCAGAGTGCGACCATACTTTTTACTTCTTCTTTCCCTTTGCATCGAAGTGGTAGTTGAAGGTTAAGGAAACATAGTGGTGCAGTGTTTCGTTCCACTTTTCGGTGCGACTCGTTGAGTTTACATTGAGAGAGTATTCGCGATTTTGGTTCAGAATGTCGTCGAAACTTAATCCAATCCAGCTCTTGCTCTTCTTCCAGACGTAGCGAATGTAGCCCTCCCAGAGTATGCGGTGGCGGTTCAGCTCTTGTGCAAGATAGCCCGTTGCGGCTTTGTCTTGTATTTCGCTGCTTATTTCCCAGCCTTTCCACTTCAGTGTTGCGCGCAATCCGTAGGCATATTCAATAGGTGTGTTGTTGTATTGGCTCGCCAGCGAGTATCGGTTTCGTTGCAAATTAATTTCTCCGAAGATGCCTGCTTGCAGCCAATCGCTTTCGTACGACAGTTCAGGATTTGATACGAAAGTAAACATTTTCAGTTGGTTTTGCTCTTGTGCAGCGTGTCCGTTGAAGTCGGCAAGATAGCCATACGCTTTCTTGAAATGCGCTTCTGCCTTGTTGGAGAAGCGTATGTAGTCGCCAAAACTTCGGTCGTAGGTTATTTCAGCGAACCAATCGTTGCCGCTTCGCACGTTTTCGCTGTGGCTACGGTACACGCCTGTTTGTGGGTCGAAGTTATACACGGTAGCAATGGGGTTGACAATGTGTGTGTAACCCACTTTAAAGAGGAACATAGCTTGCTGTTTTGCCGTTGTGGCAGCATAGTTTAACGAGGTTGTATGCTGGTGGCTGCGATGCAAGAGAGGATTTCCTTCTACTATCCAGAATGGGTCGGTGTCGTCGCGATAGCCCAATGTAGCCAGCAGTTCGGGCAGTTTTGTCGTATAGTTGAAGGCGAAGTCGAAGCGGTTGTTCTTGTTTAACTTCCATTTAACAGCCATTTCCGGCATAAAGGTATTGCTGTTGCGGTGTGCCACAGTGTCCAATCTGTCGCGCTGATAGTTCAGTCTTTCCCAGTCAAAATTGTAGTTTACCTTAGGAATAAATTGCCAATTGCCCACCTTGTAAGTTATTCCGAGTGTACTTGTGGCATTGGTTTCTAAGTGCTTACTGCGATAGCTGTTGGCTGCATCGAGCACGCTCTCGGGGTCGTCTTCTATCTTTGAAGCGATGGGAGAACTGTAAAAACTTTGCCGAATGTTATTGTTACCGGCTTTAAACTGTTCTGCTGCGGTTAGCATAAGTGCGTCATTGATGTGGTATTCTATCGTAGCCTCTCCGCTTGCCTCTATGTTATGATAGGGTGCGCGGCTGTATTGATAGAGCGGCGAGGACGTTCCTTTGTTTATATACTCCAGCTCACGGTGAGCATCGAAGCGGTTGTTGCCATTCTGATATGTCATTTCGGCATTGATTTCCAACTGTGCTTTCTTGGCAATGAAGTGTTTCCAGATACCTTCGAGTTTGATTCCTCCACCTTCGTTTATTTGTTGCTGGTACGAACGTTCCCGGTTTATGATGTGCCGATAGACAGCATCTCCGTGCCCTGCGCTTAGTGCTAAGTCTAAAGGAAAGTCTCCGTAAGGTTTCGTATCGGTGTCGAAGCGTGCGCTACCTGTCTCTGTATTGTTTCGTTGCAATGTGTAATTGAAGATTAAGTTTGCTGCAGCGATGTTATTTCTGTCGACAAACGACATCAATTCGGCGCGCACTTCGGGCGCTATTTCATGGTTATAGTGTTTCTTTCGGTTGAGGCTCCACGTCGTAACACTGTTTGGTGAGAAGTACTGAGAAGTCTCGTAGTCGGTTCCCCAGCCATCTTTGTGATTGAAGTTTGAA
This window encodes:
- the glgP gene encoding alpha-glucan family phosphorylase; the encoded protein is MKIKSDYSNEPQWKEVNVKSSLPKELACLDEIAHNLWFGWTHEARSLFTHLDEELYEKVGHNPVLLLEQLSYDRKEAIVKDKDLMKRVKNVYKMFTDYMNVKPNAKRPSVAYFCMEFGLNQVLKIYSGGLGMLAGDYLKEASDSNVDLCAVGFLYRFGYFRQSLSMDGQQIAKYDAQSFNSLPIERVLDADGNQMRVEVPYNNYMVHALVWQVNVGRIKLYLLDTDNEMNSEFDRPITHALYGGDWENRIKQEILLGIGGMLTLKKLGIKKDIYHCNEGHAALCNLQRLCDYVEQGLSFNQAMELVRASSLYTVHTPVPAGHDYFDEALFSKYMSGYPAKLGITWDEFIGMGRTNPDDHSERFCMSTFACNTSQEINGVSRLHGWVSQKMFAPLWKGYFPEENHVGYVTNGVHFPTWAATEWRRVYSKYFDKNFMADQSNEDIWHAIYSVSDAEIWETRMALKNKLIKYIRDKFTQQWLRNQGDPAKVVSILEKINPNALMIGFCRRFATYKRAHLLFTDLERLEKIVNNPERPVLFFFSGKAHPADGAGQGLIKRIFEISRMPQFLGKIIFLEDYDMELARRLVSGVDIWMNTPTRPLEASGTSGEKAEMNGVVNLSVLDGWWVEGYREGAGWALPQKRTYQNQEYQDQLDAATIYGLLENEITPLFFNKTEGKTYSEEWVKVVKNSIATIAPHYTMKRQLDDYYTKFYNKQAERAAKLHDNDNRLAKEIAQWKETVAERWDSINVVESNFDSLHNAVTGKVTTLTYTIDEQGLQDAVGLEFVMLKSNPTDDVTIHKVLPFKLVNTNGNLYTFQLDFDASDAGAFKCAVRMYPKNDLLPHRQDFSYVKWLD
- a CDS encoding outer membrane beta-barrel protein codes for the protein MIRKKCLFSLILALLASIPSLVSADIVTGKAVDDKTGEPLAMASVKMECKMGGAIIWTSTTTDSLGYFSNQCSLEGRLTVTVSLLGYHDAKKRGYCGSGSTADTIKLGEFRLKPSDVVLDEVLVSAKAKRFTIQGDTIVFNPAAFKLTEGARLKELIEKLPGVTKKDGKLYWNDKPLRLQMNGHDIFGGSGIVADLPAEAVQNIKSYNKASEFAKHSGKDDGKEDQVLDIKIKAAFMDKWYGDIKAKLQSPKNYEADITSTKLSDKNPIMFHLNTNNVNRYQKVGTSWWESGDFDYFGKAQNAALGYQHNWKAIANEYHFIAFTSNFNHKDGWGTDYETSQYFSPNSVTTWSLNRKKHYNHEIAPEVRAELMSFVDRNNIAAANLIFNYTLQRNNTETGSARFDTDTKPYGDFPLDLALSAGHGDAVYRHIINRERSYQQQINEGGGIKLEGIWKHFIAKKAQLEINAEMTYQNGNNRFDAHRELEYINKGTSSPLYQYSRAPYHNIEASGEATIEYHINDALMLTAAEQFKAGNNNIRQSFYSSPIASKIEDDPESVLDAANSYRSKHLETNATSTLGITYKVGNWQFIPKVNYNFDWERLNYQRDRLDTVAHRNSNTFMPEMAVKWKLNKNNRFDFAFNYTTKLPELLATLGYRDDTDPFWIVEGNPLLHRSHQHTTSLNYAATTAKQQAMFLFKVGYTHIVNPIATVYNFDPQTGVYRSHSENVRSGNDWFAEITYDRSFGDYIRFSNKAEAHFKKAYGYLADFNGHAAQEQNQLKMFTFVSNPELSYESDWLQAGIFGEINLQRNRYSLASQYNNTPIEYAYGLRATLKWKGWEISSEIQDKAATGYLAQELNRHRILWEGYIRYVWKKSKSWIGLSFDDILNQNREYSLNVNSTSRTEKWNETLHHYVSLTFNYHFDAKGKKK